GTAAAGATCGTTGATCTGTTTGAAATCGTTGAGGTCGAAAAACAGCAGCGTCGCCGGGCGGTTCAGCCGCGCGCAGGCGTCCAGTGCATGCTGGGCCAATTGCTTGAAACCACGACGGTTGGACAGCAGCGTCAGCTCGTCCATGCTCGCCATCTGCACGGCCGTCAGCTCTTGCTCGGCCATCTCTGCCAGATCACGCAGCAGCGCGCGTTCTTCGTCATCGAGTTCGCGGGGTTTGGTGTCGATCAGGCACAGCGTGCCCATTTTGTTGCCAGTAGGCACGGTCAGTGGATAGCCGGCATAGAAGCGAATGTGCGGCTCGCCGGTCACGAGCGGATTGTCGTGAAAGCGCTCGTCCTGGCGGGCATCAGGCACCAGTAACAAGTCATTCTTGAGAATGGCATGGCCGCAGAACGACACGTCCCGCGAGGTTTCCGTGACATTCAGCCCGACACAGGACTTGAACCACTGACGATCCTTGTCCACCAGCGTCACCAAGGCGATCGGCACATTGAACAGACGCTTGGCCAGTCGCGTGAGTCGGTCAAAACGCTCTTCGGGAGCCGAGTCGAGAAGGTCAAGGCCGTGCAGCACTTGAATTCGCGCGGCTTCATTGGCAGGTTTTCCGGGAACCAGCATCACACACTCCATCGAAGTCAGTGGCTTCTAGAGTAGCCTGATTCGCCGCCCGGTCACACCGTCAACTCCCGGCCACCGGACACGGCCCGCCAGCATCCGCCCAAAGCTTGAACTGGTTCACGAATATGTCGTGCGGCACCGGCACCGGCGCCCGTCCTGTTCCGGGATTCCAGCCCCAGAGCACCAGTTTGTCCTCGCTGACGTGTTTGATCAGCGCGGCAAAATCGCGGTCACCGTTGCTGGAGCGGTCCTTGATCATCGCGCAGAGCTTGTCTGCCGGCAGGCCGATCCAGGCCATTTTGTGCGCGGCCGGTGGCAGGCTCCAGTGCGGTGCGCCCGGTGGCGCATGGGGGCCGTAACTGGCCGGTGGATTGCTTTCAGCGTGACACGTTGCGCACGGCAAACCGGCGGCGCCCTTGCCGTCCATGCCGCGCACCACGTTCATCGCATGGGGCGTGCCGGCATCAAACTGCAACGGCGAATCTCCGGGAATGTGGCAGTTCTGGCAACGCGGACTCTGGAACACTTTCTGAATGGTGCCGAACGCCTTCAAGGCTTCCTGATCCTCGGCAAACAAGTCCGAGGCGTAGCCGCCCAGCCCCACCAGCACCACCGCACCCAACAGCAGATGTCGTTTCATCTCACACCCCCGACAGTTGCAGCGGCAGCTCGCGCAGGCGCTGCCCGGTCAGGGCAAACACCGCGTTGGCCACGGCTGGCGCGGTAGGTGGCACGCCGGGCTCGCCGATGCCACCGGGTTTCTCGCTACTGGGGACGATATGCACTTGGACCACCGGCATTTCGTTGAGCCGCAGTACCTGGTAATCGTGGTAGTTGGACTGCACTACACCGCCGTTCTTCACGGTGAGCTTGCTGTGCAGCGCCATGCTCAAGCCAAAGGTGATGCACGATTCCATCTGCGCGGCGATGCTCTGCGGATTCACCGCAATCCCGCAATCCACCGCGCAGACCACGCGATGCACGCGAATCGCCAGATTGTCCTGCGACACCTCGGCGACCTGCGCCACATAGCTGCCGAACGATTCGTGCACCGCCACGCCGAGGGCATGGCCGTCCGGCAGCGGCGCACCCCAGTTGGCCTTTTCCACCGCCAGATTGAGCACACCGAGGTGGCGCGGGTGCGCCTTGAGCAGCGTTCGCCGGTACTCAACCGGATCCTTGCCCGCCGCTGTCGCCAGTTCATCAATCAGCGATTCCATGACGAAACCCGTGTGAGTGTGACCGACCGAACGTAACCACAGCACATTAATGCCGGTTTTCGGCGAATGCAGGTCGACCTGATGATGCGCCAGATCCTTGATGTAGGGACTGTCGGCCACGCCCTCGACCGAAGTCACATCGATGCCGTTCTTGACCATTGTCGCCTCAAGCATCGTCCCGGCCATGATCGACTGCCCCACCAGCACATGCTGCCAGCTCATCGGCAGGCCATCGGCGCCCAGGCCGACCCGGGCCTGATGCAGGTACATCGAGCGGTAATAGCCGCCGCGAATATCGTCTTCCCGTGCCCACACGGTTTTCACCGGCATGGCGGCAGCTTTCGCCACCTCCACCGCTTCGGCGACGAAGTCCGAGGTTGGATTGGCCCGCCGGCCGAAACCACCACCGAGGAATTCGGTATGAATTTCGACCTGCTCGGGCTTGAGCCCGGTGATTTTGCTGGCGACCATTTGATCCAGCGTCTGAAATTGCGTGCCGGTCCAGATCTCGCATTTGTCGGCGCTGATTTTCACCGTGCAATTGAGCGGTTCCATCGGCGCATGAGCCAGATAAGGCACGCTGTACTCGACGTCGATTTTCTTCGCGGCTTTGCCGAAATGGGTGTTCGCGTCCCCAGCCTGGGTGGCGGAAGTGCCCGGCGTCGTCGCCAGTTTGCGGAAACTCTCCAGCAGTTTTTCACTGCTCATGTCGGCGAGCGGTCCCAAGTCCCAATCGACCTTCAGTGCATCGCGGCCCAGCTTCGCCGCCCAGAAATGCTCGGCCACCACCGCGACTCCGCTGGGCACTTGCAGCACCTTGTGCACGCCGGGAATCGCCAGCGCTGCGGCGCCTTCAAAGGATTTGACCGTGGCGCCGAACACCGGCGCGCGCGCGACCATCGCGGTCATCAGGCCTTCGAACTGCACATCCATGCCGAACTTGGCGCGGCCAGTGATTTTCTCCGGGGTGTCGAGGCGTTTGGTGGGTTTGCCAATGACTTTCCAGTCCTTGGCCTCTTTGAACGTGATGGATTTCGGATCCGGCACCGGCAACTGCCCCGCGGCGTCGGCCAATTCGCCATAAGTGGCGCGTTTATCACCCGCGATCACCACGCCGGACTCAGTGCGAATCGCCGAAGGCGCCACATCAAATCGCTTGGCCGCCGCTTCAACCAGCATCTGCCGCGCCGTAGCACCCGCCAACCGATAACGGTCAAACTCCATCCAGGTTGACGTCGAGCCGCCGGTGATCTGCATGCCGCCAAACGCCGGCATGCCGTAATCGGCCGCGGAGGCTGGCGAGTGTTCGACGCGGATTTTCGACCAGTCAGCGTCCAGCTCCTCGGCGATCAGCATGGTCAGGCCAGTCCAGATGCCCTGCCCCATCTCCGAATGGCCGAGCAGCACGGTGACGCTGTTGTCGGCGGCAATGCGCAAAAACGCATTGGGCGCAAACACCTTGCCTTCGTTCTCTGCCGCATAGGCAAACTTGTGGCCGCCGGGGACGACAAACGCCACCACCAACCCACCGCCCAACATGGCGCTGCCCTTGAGAAAACCCCGACGCGATACGGGACTGTTCATGGTCTATCTCCCCGTCAGGTTCAACCGATCTCGGACGCACGTTTGACCGCGGCACGAATTCTTGGGTAGGTGCCGCAGCGGCAGATATTGCCGGAGAGCGCCTGATCGATATCGCTGTCGGTGGGCTTGGGGATTTTCGCCAGCAAGGCGACGGCAGACATGATCTGCCCCGACTGGCAGTAACCGCACTGCACCACGTCGAGTTCGGCCCAGGCCTGCTGCACCGGGTGCGAGCCGTCGGTGGACAAACCTTCGATGGTAAGAATTTTTTGCCCATGGGCCACCGCGGTGGCCGGGGTGATGCAGGCACGTAATGGCGCGCCATCGACATGCACGGTACAGGCGCCGCACTGGGCCATGCCGCAGCCGAATTTGGTACCGGTCAGGTGCGCGACATCGCGCAGGACCCAGAGCAACGGCATGTCCGCGGGGACATCGAGCTCCTGATCCTTGCCATTGATATTCAAGGTCAGCATCGGGGGACTTCCTCAGACTCACGGTGTTCTGAAGGGGCGTTGCTGCGGCCATCAATGCCTGCGCACGCCTCGGCTTATCCCATTCAGCTAAGCGCAATTTGCGCGCAAGGCCAGGCGCGGCGACCGCCGGTCATGCAGATGTCGACTTTAATCCTACAGTTGATAGCGGCTCTCACCCGAGTGAGCGCGCGGGCACACTCATCATGCAAACCGATCCTCCACATTGATCAGGAGTAGCGAACATGGGATTTGTCACCACCAAAGACGGCGTCGAGATTTTCTACAAGGACTGGGGGCCCAAAGACGCGCCGGTCATCCACTTTCACCACGGCTGGCCGCTGAGTTCGGACGACTGGGATGCGCAGATGCTGTTCTTTCTGGGGCAAGGCTTTCGGGTGATTGCTCATGATCGCCGCGGGCATGGACGGTCTGGCCAGGTCTGGGATGGGCACGATATGGATCATTACGCCGATGATGTGCTGGCCGTGGTCAGTCACTTGGGTGTGAAGAATGTCGTGCATGTCGGCCACTCGACGGGTGGCGGCGAGGTCATTCATTACATCGCCCGCCATGGACAGGACAACGTCGCCAAAGGGGTGCTCATCAGCGCCGTGCCGCCGCTGATGGTGCAGACCGAGAGCAATCCGGGAGGGTTGCCGAAATCGGTGTTCGATGATTTTCAGGCGCAACTCGCGGCGAACCGGGCGCAGTTTTATCGCGACATTCCGACCGGGCCTTTCTATGGCTACAACCGGCCTGGGGCCACGGCTTCGGAAGGAATCATTTCAAACTGGTGGCGCCAGGGCATGATCGGCGGCGCCAAAGCGCATTACGATGGCATCGTGGCGTTCTCGCAGACGGATTTCACCGAGGACTTGAAGAAGGTCACCGTGCCGGTGCTGGTGATGCATGGCGAGGATGATCAGATTGTGCCGTACGCGAATTCGGGGCCTTTGTCGGCGAAACTGTTGCCAAATGGCACGTTGAAGTCGTATCCGGGGTTTCCGCATGGGATGCCGACGACTGAGGCGCCGACCATTAATG
The sequence above is drawn from the Pseudomonas sp. FP2196 genome and encodes:
- a CDS encoding (2Fe-2S)-binding protein, with protein sequence MLTLNINGKDQELDVPADMPLLWVLRDVAHLTGTKFGCGMAQCGACTVHVDGAPLRACITPATAVAHGQKILTIEGLSTDGSHPVQQAWAELDVVQCGYCQSGQIMSAVALLAKIPKPTDSDIDQALSGNICRCGTYPRIRAAVKRASEIG
- a CDS encoding diguanylate cyclase: MLVPGKPANEAARIQVLHGLDLLDSAPEERFDRLTRLAKRLFNVPIALVTLVDKDRQWFKSCVGLNVTETSRDVSFCGHAILKNDLLLVPDARQDERFHDNPLVTGEPHIRFYAGYPLTVPTGNKMGTLCLIDTKPRELDDEERALLRDLAEMAEQELTAVQMASMDELTLLSNRRGFKQLAQHALDACARLNRPATLLFFDLNDFKQINDLYGHAEGDSALKTFADVLRIAFRESDVVGRLGGDEFVALLTGSSHVETTAIMARLKEILEERNATLHRGYAIRFSVGQIEYDPKRHDTVDQLLADADGAMYEHKQAIKRS
- a CDS encoding alpha/beta fold hydrolase; the encoded protein is MGFVTTKDGVEIFYKDWGPKDAPVIHFHHGWPLSSDDWDAQMLFFLGQGFRVIAHDRRGHGRSGQVWDGHDMDHYADDVLAVVSHLGVKNVVHVGHSTGGGEVIHYIARHGQDNVAKGVLISAVPPLMVQTESNPGGLPKSVFDDFQAQLAANRAQFYRDIPTGPFYGYNRPGATASEGIISNWWRQGMIGGAKAHYDGIVAFSQTDFTEDLKKVTVPVLVMHGEDDQIVPYANSGPLSAKLLPNGTLKSYPGFPHGMPTTEAPTINADLLAFIRG
- a CDS encoding xanthine dehydrogenase family protein molybdopterin-binding subunit, which gives rise to MNSPVSRRGFLKGSAMLGGGLVVAFVVPGGHKFAYAAENEGKVFAPNAFLRIAADNSVTVLLGHSEMGQGIWTGLTMLIAEELDADWSKIRVEHSPASAADYGMPAFGGMQITGGSTSTWMEFDRYRLAGATARQMLVEAAAKRFDVAPSAIRTESGVVIAGDKRATYGELADAAGQLPVPDPKSITFKEAKDWKVIGKPTKRLDTPEKITGRAKFGMDVQFEGLMTAMVARAPVFGATVKSFEGAAALAIPGVHKVLQVPSGVAVVAEHFWAAKLGRDALKVDWDLGPLADMSSEKLLESFRKLATTPGTSATQAGDANTHFGKAAKKIDVEYSVPYLAHAPMEPLNCTVKISADKCEIWTGTQFQTLDQMVASKITGLKPEQVEIHTEFLGGGFGRRANPTSDFVAEAVEVAKAAAMPVKTVWAREDDIRGGYYRSMYLHQARVGLGADGLPMSWQHVLVGQSIMAGTMLEATMVKNGIDVTSVEGVADSPYIKDLAHHQVDLHSPKTGINVLWLRSVGHTHTGFVMESLIDELATAAGKDPVEYRRTLLKAHPRHLGVLNLAVEKANWGAPLPDGHALGVAVHESFGSYVAQVAEVSQDNLAIRVHRVVCAVDCGIAVNPQSIAAQMESCITFGLSMALHSKLTVKNGGVVQSNYHDYQVLRLNEMPVVQVHIVPSSEKPGGIGEPGVPPTAPAVANAVFALTGQRLRELPLQLSGV